One window of Daphnia carinata strain CSIRO-1 chromosome 7, CSIRO_AGI_Dcar_HiC_V3, whole genome shotgun sequence genomic DNA carries:
- the LOC130695433 gene encoding sodium/potassium-transporting ATPase subunit alpha-B-like, translating into MMRRKQSTAVEGQVNAAFEADVPETRQTTVTFTGLSAKAVSAKPFTPLKKKSSLFSLWSNDSRDEKLKNLKQELEMDEHKLPLPTLFARLNTDPIRGITHQHARDKLLKDGPNCLKPIEGEPEWKKFLAKLLGGFHILLWFGAILCLVAFFMEYSTSAEPSHDNMWLAIILVLLVTGTSVFAYYQERKSSNIMDSFKGLIPQFAEVTREGEKMTVKVEELVVGDLIDVKFGDRLPADMLILSCSSFKVDNSSLTGESEPQSRSPECTHNNPLETKNLAFFSSSAVEGVARGVVVRTGDNTVMGRIASLTSGVDSGPTPMAREIQEFIHLVSFIAIFTGVVIFSVAMVLGYSWINSLIFLIGIVMSYVPQGLVPTVAILLTLTAKRMAKRNCLVKNLEAVETLGSTSTICSDKTGTLTQNRMTVAHTWFDDTIRQMDTSESQTNDVLFDNSLPGWKILSRVAKLCSRAEFVAGQEDQPILKRDAKGDASEVAILKCVELVDGHVVEYRKEFPTVVEIPFNSTNKYQVSIHRIADNPNSNYLLVMKGAAERISAICSTILVDGNEIPLDDEWKKRIDEAYLKLGSLGERVIGFCDYQLPASEYPEGFQFNTENINFPLKNLRFIGLMSMIDPPRAAVPDAVRLCRSAGIRVVMVTGDHPITAKAIARSVGIISPANETIEEIAERLKVPARDLDPKMAKAIVIHGADLNDFDQDQLDNVLRYYPEIVFARTSPQQKLIIVEGFQRLGSIVAVTGDGVNDSPALKRADIGIAMGITGSDVSKQAADMILLDDNFASIVTGVEQGRLVFDNLKKSIAYTMITKIPEAAAFVVFILADIPLMLGAIPILCIDLGSDLFPAITFAYERPENDIMECPPRNIYKDKLVGSKLLEIAFWHTGIFESFGCFFAMFVILGENGFLPYDLLGIRAQWDSKAINDLRDSYGQEWTYDARKELEKTCYAAYFANIVVQQWSSVLTRKTRRASTFQHGFANKLMNFALFFETCIACFFIYTPGLNTIIQLRPIRITWWLPAIPFSIFIFVHEEVRKWWVRRFPDGWVSREVYY; encoded by the exons ATGATGAGAAG GAAACAATCGACGGCTGTCGAAGGCCAAGTCAATGCTGCTTTCGAGGCCGATGTGCCCGAAACGCGGCAGACTACCGTCACCTTCACGGGCCTATCGGCAAAAGCTGTGTCAGCTAAGCCGTTCACCccgctgaaaaagaaaagctctcTCTTCAGCTTGTGGAGTAATGACAGCCGCGATGAGAAGCTTAAAAATCtgaaacaagaacttgaaatgGACGAGCACAAGTTACCGCTCCCTACTTTATTTGCCCGGCTCAATACGGATCCAATCAGG GGGATTACACATCAACATGCTCGAGATAAATTACTGAAAGATGGACCCAACTGTTTGAAACCGATCGAAGGCGAACCGGAATGGAAGAAATTTTTGGCAAAACTGCTGGGTGGTTTCCACATTCTTCTCTGGTTTGGGGCCATCCTTTGTTTGGTGGCCTTTTTTATGGAGTATAGCACGTCGGCCGAGCCATCACACGATAAC ATGTGGCTGGCGATCATTTTGGTGCTCTTAGTAACTGGAACGAGTGTATTCGCCTATTACCAAGAACGAAAAAGCTCTAACATCATGGATTCTTTCAAAGGCCTGATTCCGCAG TTTGCTGAAGTCACAAGAGAAGGCGAGAAGATGACGGTGAAGGTGGAAGAATTAGTTGTGGGCGACCTAATTGACGTGAAATTCGGAGATCGACTTCCTGCCGACATGCTCATTCTTTCATGCAGCAGTTTTAAAGTGGACAACTCGTCTTTGACAGGCGAATCAGAACCTCAAAGCCGTTCGCCCGAGTGCACTCACAACAATCCGTTGGAAACCAAAAATCTTGCGTTTTTCTCATCCAGTGCTGTGGAAg GTGTGGCCCGTGGTGTGGTAGTTAGGACGGGCGATAACACTGTCATGGGTCGCATTGCTTCTCTGACGTCAGGTGTCGACTCTGGGCCCACTCCTATGGCTCGTGAGATTCAAGAGTTTATTCATTTAGTTTCGTTCATCGCAATATTTACGGGCGTTGTCATCTTTAGCGTCGCTATG GTTCTTGGTTACAGCTGGATTAATTCAC TTATTTTTCTGATCGGTATCGTCATGTCTTATGTGCCGCAAGGACTTGTGCCAACCGTAGCG ATTTTGCTGACTTTGACGGCCAAAAGGATGGCGAAGAGGAATTGTTTAGTTAAAAATTTGGAAGCTGTTGAAACTCTTGGCTCTACGTCGACGATCTGCTCTGATAAAACGGGCACTCTCACGCAAAATCGAATGACCGTGGCGCACACCTGGTTTGACGACACGATACGACAGATGGATACCAGTGAATCACAAACAA ATGATGTGCTGTTCGATAATTCATTGCCGGGTTGGAAAATTCTGAGCCGGGTGGCCAAACTGTGCAGCCGTGCCGAGTTCGTTGCTGGACAAGAAGATCAACCTATCCTTAAAAG AGACGCAAAAGGAGACGCATCAGAGGTAGCTATTTTGAAATGCGTGGAACTGGTGGACGGCCACGTCGTCGAGTATCGAAAAGAATTCCCCACCGTTGTCGAAATCCCTTTCAATTCGACTAACAAGTACCAG GTGTCTATACATCGGATAGCTGACAATCCGAACTCCAATTACTTGCTCGTCATGAAAGGAGCTGCTGAAAGGATCAGCGCAATTTGTTCAACTATCCTGGTGGATGGCAATGAAATTCCGTTGGATGATGAATGGAAGAAGCGGATCGATGAAGCTTACTTGAAATTAGGAAGCCTGGGAGAACGTGTCATAG GTTTCTGTGATTACCAGCTACCAGCTTCAGAATATCCAGAGGGGTTTCAGTTCAATACCGAAAATATCAACTTTCCGCTTAAAAATTTGAGGTTTATTGGATTGATGTCGATGATTGATCCCCCGCGCGCTGCTGTTCCTGATGCTGTTCGTCTCTGCCGTTCGGCAGGCATTCGAGTTGTCATGGTCACTGGCGATCATCCTATCACGGCCAAGGCTATTGCAAGATCCGTCGGCATCATCTCACCAG CAAACGAAACAATTGAAGAAATCGCAGAGCGACTTAAAGTGCCAGCACGTGATCTCGATCCCAAAATGGCTAAAGCCATCGTTATTCACGGTGCAGATCTCAACGACTTCGATCAGGATCAATTGGATAACGTGTTAAG atattaCCCGGAGATTGTATTTGCGCGCACGTCCCCACAGCAGAAATTAATTATTGTCGAAGGATTCCAACGTCTCGGATCGATTGTGGCTGTCACTGGAGATGGCGTGAACGATTCTCCAGCTTTAAAAAGAGCTGATATCG gCATTGCCATGGGCATAACAGGATCGGACGTGTCTAAACAAGCAGCGGATATGATCTTGTTGGACGACAATTTCGCATCCATTGTTACAGGAGTTGAGCAGGGTCGTTTGGTATTTGACAACCTCAAAAAATCAATAG CTTACACGATGATTACCAAAATTCCAGAAGCCGCCGCTTTTGTGGTATTCATTCTAG CTGATATTCCTCTGATGCTTGGCGCTATTCCAATCTTGTGTATCGATCTTGGCTCTGATCTG TTTCCCGCCATTACATTTGCGTATGAAAGACCTGAAAATGACATCATGGAATGCCCACCTAGAAATATCTACAAAGACAAACTCGTTGGTTCAAA ATTACTTGAAATTGCCTTTTGGCATACTGGCATCTTTGAAAGTTTCGGTTGCTTTTTTGCCATGTTCGTCATCCTCGGTGAGAACGGTTTCCTTCCTTACGATTTGTTGGGCATCCGAGCCCAATGGGATTCTAAAGCTATCAACGATCTTCGAGACTCTTACGGCCAAGAATGG ACATACGATGCTCGAAAAGAACTGGAGAAAACTTGTTACGCTGCCTAC TTTGCAAACATAGTGGTACAACAATGGAGTTCTGTCTTGACTAGGAAAACGAGAAGGGCATCAACTTTTCAACATGGATTCGc GAATAAGCTGATGAATTTTGCCCTCTTTTTCGAGACATGCATTGCatgtttcttcatttataCACCTGGCTTAAATACCATCATTCAACTGCGTCCGATTCG caTTACTTGGTGGTTACCAGCGATCCCGTTCTCAATCTTCATTTTTGTACATGAGGAAGTGAGAAAGTGGTGGGTTCGAAGATTCCCGGACGGTTGGGTCTCGCGAGAAGTTTATTATTAA
- the LOC130695642 gene encoding transforming growth factor-beta-induced protein ig-h3-like, whose product MKLLIISLALCTCNMAIPIEPSTTSLLELLNNSGFSELKDALVKHNMTNIINATEPMTIFAPSNEAFKNLKNNPWTKNMTHGMMEKLMGRLVVLRRKLLPADVRNEMIVDTVSNEKLRLNVYPKVRTVNGIMVVMEPNVQNQQVIIYRVNRFPMAPPTGRDIFEMLNRRKERFSTLVKAIEVANLKDTLKTAGPYTLFAPNNDAFKALPEAKLAKLMESPAELKSILLGHVINGTYFLGALLDAPELPALAGGLNKIAVNGMNMTVNGTKVFTREGMIAENGAIHVIDRVLLPSNTTAPPSV is encoded by the exons ATGAAGCTGCTCATAATTTCCCTCGCCTTGTGTACCTGCAACATGGCCATACCAATT GAGCCATCGACAACTTCGCTGTTGGAATTGTTGAATAATTCAGGATTCTCCGAGTTGAAAGATGCATTGGTAAAGCATAACATGACGAACATCATCAACGCAACAG AACCGATGACGATCTTTGCTCCATCGAATGAAGCCTTCAAAAACCTCAAAAATAATCCGTGGACGAAGAACATGACTCACGGAATGATGGAAAAATTGATGGGTCGTCTTGTCGTTCTTCGACGTAAACTACTACCAGCCGATGTCCGCAATGAAATGATTGTCGACACGGTATCCAACGAGAAACTTCGCTTGAACGTTTACCCAAAG GTGAGAACAGTGAACGGTATTATGGTCGTCATGGAGCCTAACGTTCAGAATCAGCAAGTAATCATTTACCGCGTGAATCGCTTCCCAATGGCGCCACCAACTGGAAGGGACATCTTCGAAATGTTAAACAGACGCAAAGAACGTTTCTCAACTCTTGTGAAAGCGATCGAAGTTGCCAATTTAAAAGACACGTTGAAGACAG CTGGACCGTACACTTTATTCGCCCCGAACAATGACGCGTTTAAAGCTTTACCTGAAGCCAAATTGGCCAAACTGATGGAATCACCGGCCGAGCTGAAATCAATTTTACTCGGACATGTCATTAACGGCACCTACTTCCTTGGCGCTTTGCTGGACGCTCCAGAATTGCCGGCCCTCGCGGGTGGACTTAACAAAATCGCCGTCAACGGAATGA ATATGACGGTGAATGGAACCAAAGTTTTCACCAGAGAAGGCATGATCGCCGAGAATGGCGCTATCCACGTAATCGACCGTGTCCTCTTGCCTTCAAATACCACCGCTCCTCCATCCGTATAA
- the LOC130695639 gene encoding transforming growth factor-beta-induced protein ig-h3-like yields the protein MNSIEAFSCLLLASVLAVSARPQDASTMLKNTLTSANFTRLVEDLVKFDMADSVSKAGPKTIFAPSNQAFREMMMQNRPMTNNTEIMPKLLRRSFVVNRRIMPADITNEMVVDTISGDQLRFNIYNTVMTVNGVIMTKEPLVVNNDVVVYRINSVILSSFTKGQNLMVMLEANKDRFSMLIRCIQDTGLTETLTKDGPFTLFAPTNEAFRSLAPEALARLMAAPEEMKRVLSGHITKGTYFLGALDSKDSGTDSVLPTLDGGTNKIMISGRTIRVDGAPVVTSADNIMADNGVIHAISRVLMPN from the exons ATGAATTCAATCGAAGCGTTTAGCTGTTTGCTGTTGGCATCAGTGCTAGCTGTTTCAGCTAGGCCG CAAGATGCCAGTACGATGCTGAAGAATACGTTGACCTCAGCCAATTTCACCCGGCTGGTTGAAGATTTAGTTAAATTCGATATGGCGGATAGTGTCAGCAAGGCTG GACCTAAAACTATATTCGCCCCGAGCAATCAGGCTTTCCGAGAAATGATGATGCAAAACCGGCCAATGACGAATAACACGGAAATTATGCCGAAATTATTGCGACGCAGCTTCGTAGTCAATAGAAGAATTATGCCTGCTGACATCACAAACGAAATGGTTGTCGATACTATTTCAGGAGATCAGCTAcgattcaatatctacaacACG GTGATGACTGTTAACGGTGTCATCATGACCAAAGAGCCTCTGGTGGTCAACAACGACGTAGTTGTCTATCGCATCAATAGTGTCATTCTATCTTCATTCACGAAAGGTCAGAACTTGATGGTCATGTTAGAAGCTAACAAGGATCGTTTCTCCATGTTGATTCGATGCATCCAAGACACTGGACTGACAGAAACCCTAACGAAAG ATGGACCGTTCACTCTGTTCGCACCGACCAACGAGGCGTTCCGTTCTTTAGCTCCGGAAGCATTGGCTAGACTGATGGCAGCGCCTGAAGAGATGAAACGCGTTCTGTCTGGGCACATAACTAAAGGCACTTATTTCCTCGGTGCGTTGGACTCCAAAGACAGTGGAACAGACAGCGTTCTACCCACTTTAGATGGCGGAACCAACAAGATCATGATTTCTGGACGGA CCATTAGAGTGGACGGAGCACCTGTTGTTACCAGCGCTGATAATATTATGGCAGACAACGGAGTCATTCACGCTATTTCCCGCGTTCTTATGCCCAATTGA
- the LOC130695079 gene encoding LOW QUALITY PROTEIN: proton channel OtopLc-like (The sequence of the model RefSeq protein was modified relative to this genomic sequence to represent the inferred CDS: inserted 1 base in 1 codon) — protein sequence MTLVWTTSFQLHADTDDAWTLDRGLTKADRNTQMFALLWLTRVTLFRSPTTEGSSGPIQSKEMQPIELTPLINTVLLTDSKCTDVVEFNESHHRVPSSSSLAALPAMETLPRSIRSEENEIFASVVVDEPKCETELLELQPNQNNQQSASLRRLKSTVERDDASEGMMENKNMNRKRNSPNRCNNVSHFRRLPSTPWTTRDGTPLPSTFTLGIVPHDLSMRWKERGDNALLTVISALYAKLLVVMGLAFPMTEVISNHVPSFSYLGFYLYLYFGSIAYFLFVFFTMLKNRAAKGNRYFGCGRIKSHKESDLKEMAGYCPEESPSRSFGKTSSQHCGSFYLRIGAVAFGVGSMIYSGLEFAQYFETDPGSKCHNILMAATPAARMVFTFIQMYFIFLNAKMAVYCKPRAIAYFGLMHMVATNLCVWLNVIIEETKHEILHQFSNHHSDSGEHDAQSSSHSHKSSANVVKRHAEAVFDYANTAEDSPNVLEDVLNGGSLVDECKRSDMMGNVVQDASQFLFPCAIEYSLICAAILYVMWKNVSMGDDDGIYKRSNSGGSATGRRSRHQYSVDCAKANKGLFAGXFILVGTIISLILFFALINNPNFRALAIMEVAVSRLLLFCLAFFATLVGIFQIRELEFDSSRHFGLDAVLLVVAQIGLMAYKLFTVIACCYSVKKEETENSTLVLFSALAALFQAVTQTLFILDASRRHTYTADQQSRKPGREVVTFLLMCNFAMWTVNTLEKSRADANPLQLEFFGQWPWIIIMNVSMPLTIFYRFHSTVVLCEIWKRCYKVKPDFM from the exons ATGACGTTGGTATGGACCACTTCTTTCCAGTTGCACGCCGACACCGACGACGCCTGGACGTTGGACAGAGGTCTGACGAAAGCTGACCGGAATACGCAGATGTTTGCCTTACTTTGG TTAACTAGGGTCACGTTGTTCCGTTCTCCAACAACCGAAGGATCATCAGGACCCATTCAAAGCAAG gaaatgcaacCCATCGAGTTGACTCCGTTGATCAACACTGTGTTGCTAACCGATTCAAAGTGCACCGATGTGGTAGAATTTAACGAGAGCCACCATCGAGTTCCATCGTCCAGCAGTTTAGCTGCTCTCCCCGCAATGGAAACGCTTCCACGCAGCATCCGATCAGAAGAAAACGAGATTTTTGCTTCGGTTGTGGTGGACGAGCCGAAATGTGAAACCGAGTTGTTGGAGCTACAGCCAAACCAAAACAATCAACAAAGTGCATCTCTTCGGAGGTTGAAATCGACTGTGGAACGGGATGACGCGTCTGAGGGTatgatggaaaacaaaaatatgaatCGCAAACGAAACTCTCCTAACCGCTGTAACAACGTTTCACATTTTCGAAGATTACCATCCACTCC ATGGACGACACGCGATGGAACGCCATTGCCCAGCACGTTTACTTTGGGCATTGTTCCGCACGATTTATCTATGCGATGGAAAGAACGCGGAGA TAACGCATTGCTGACAGTTATCAGCGCCCTTTACGCCAAACTGTTGGTTGTCATGGGTCTGGCTTTCCCCATGACGGAGGTCATCTCCAATCACGTACCATCGTTCTCGTATTTG GGATTTTATTTGTACCTCTATTTTGGTTCCATCGCCTACTTCCTATTTGTGTTCTTCACTATGTTGAAAAATCGGGCAGCTAAGGGAAACCGTTACTTTG GATGTGGACGTATTAAATCTCACAAAGAGTCTGATCTCAAAGAGATGGCGGGGTACTGCCCGGAAGAATCTCCCTCGCGATCGTTCGGGAAAACGTCAAGTCAACATTGCGGATCATTTTACCTTCGCATTGGTGCAGTCG CTTTTGGAGTGGGCTCAATGATTTATTCGGGCTTGGAATTCGCACAGTATTTTGAGACTGACCCTGGTAGCAAATGTCATAATATTTTAATGGCTGCCACGCCCGCAGCCCGAATGGTTTTCACGTTCATTCAGATGtacttcatttttttgaaTGCTAAG ATGGCCGTCTACTGTAAACCAAGAGCCATTGCTTATTTTGGCTTGATGCACATGGTAGCCACCAATCTCTGCGTTTGGTTAAACGTCATCATCGAAGAAACGAAACACGAGATTCTTCACCAATTTTCCAATCATCACTCTGATTCTG GTGAACATGACGCCCAGAGCTCATCTCATAGTCACAAATCTTCAGCAAACGTCGTTAAACGACACGCCGAAGCTGTTTTCGATTATGCTAACACGGCTGAAGATTCTCCTAACGTGCTGGAAGATGTTCTCAATGGCGGATCGCTTGTGGATGAATGCAAAAGATCCGACATGATGGGCAATGTCGTCCAAGATGCCAGCCAATTCCTTTTTCCATGCGCTATTGAATACTCACTAATTTGTGCAGCTATTCTTTACGTCATGTGGAAGAATGTCTCCATGGGCGATGATGATGGAATCTACAAGCGGAGCAATTCTGGCGGATCGGCCACCGGTCGACGTTCGCGACACCAGTACTCGGTTGATTGTGCCAAAGCTAACAAGGGCCTTTTTGCCG ATTTTATTCTGGTCGGCACCATTATTAGTCTCATACTCTTCTTCGCCTTGATAAATAATCCGAATTTTCGGGCGTTGGCCATCATGGAAGTGGCCGTCTCTCGATTATTGCTCTTCTGCTTGGCATTTTTTGCTACCCTCGTCGGTATTTTCCAG ATACGCGAACTTGAGTTCGATTCTTCCCGTCATTTCGGATTGGACGCCGTACTCTTGGTAGTAGCTCAAATTGGATTGATGGCATACAAGTTGTTCACGGTGATCGCTTGCTGCTATTCggtgaagaaagaagaaactgaGAATTCAACTCTGGTCCTATTTAGCGCCCTTGCTGCACTTTTCCAA GCAGTGACGCAAACCTTGTTCATTCTGGATGCATCGAGACGTCACACTTACACGGCCGACCAGCAATCGCGCAAGCCTGGGCGTGAAGTCGTGACTTTCCTATTG ATGTGCAATTTTGCTATGTGGACGGTCAATACGCTAGAAAAGTCTAGGGCGGACGCGAATCCACTACAACTGGAATTTTTTGGGCAGTGGCCGTGGATAATCATCATGAATGTTAGTATGCCGTTAACCATCTTCTACCGTTTTCACTCGACAGTCGTCCTCTGCGAAATATGGAAGCGATGCTACAAAGTCAAACCCGATTTCATGTAA
- the LOC130695655 gene encoding uncharacterized protein SYNPCC7002_A0175-like — MKLSLLFLGLFLVATSSSGPAPESIMELLLKARQDRISTLVQAIQAAGLAETLQKEGPFTLFAPTNDAFKKLPEDSVAKLTANPTELKKFLLHHVVKGNIPVTELKSGDLIAMDGGISRITVSAPDNITVDKAKIYTAMNLTATTAVNGVIHFIDQVLLP; from the exons ATGAAGttgtctcttcttttcttaggTCTCTTTTTGGTAGCTACTTCTTCGAGCGGCCCTGCCCCCGAGAGTATTATGGAATTGTTGCTAAAGGCCCGTCAGGACCGCATTTCTACTCTCGTGCAAGCCATTCAAGCTGCCGGTTTAGCTGAAACACTACAAAAAG AGGGCCCTTTCACGCTTTTTGCTCCTACAAACGACGCATTCAAGAAACTACCAGAAGATAGTGTTGCAAAGTTAACTGCTAACCCGACAGAACTTAAAAAGTTTCTTCTGCATCACGTTGTTAAAGGCAACATTCCTGTAACCGAGCTCAAATCTGGCGATCTGATTGCCATGGACGGAGGAATTTCTAGGATCACAGTGTCTGCACCAG ATAACATAACTGTGGACAAAGCCAAAATCTATACTGCAATGAATTTGACGGCAACTACGGCGGTTAACGGCGTGATTCACTTTATCGATCAAGTCTTACTTCCTTGA